TGGCGAGGCGAAGGGCCCGTCGCGGTCAGCAGGCCCGCTAGGCTCCCGGGCCCGGTGCGGCCAGAACCTGTCCGACTGTCGGACAGGTTTTCGCGGGCCGCAGCTGTCCGACTGTCGGACAGGTTTCCGCAGGGTGCCTCCGCCGGGGAGGCCCTCCTGGACTCAGGGGGGAGGAGGCGCGGGGACGGTGCGGGCCGAAGTGGGCTCGCCCAGGATCAACAGAAGCTCCGCGCGGCGGTTCTCGCCCCGGCCCGCTGGCGTTCCGTTGGAACCCGCGGGCCGGCGTGCACCGAGGCCCCGGGCTTCCAACCGGTGGGCCGGGACGCCCTTTCGCACCAGGTAGTCGCGCACTGCTTCCGCGCGAGCGAGGGACAGGCGCTGGTTGGAGGCGGAGGAGCCTTCCGCGTCCGTGTGGCCTTCGATGACGACGCGCTCCACTTCCGGATGCTCCAGCAGCACCCGCGCCACCTGATCCAGGACGCGTGAGCGGCCCGGCAGCGTCGTCGCGCCGACCTCGAAGAAGACCTGGCCATGGAGGACGAGGCGCTCGCGGGTCAGGGTGACAAGCGGGTCTCCGGTCTCCGGGCAGCCACCGTGTTCGCGGGTCCCCTGTTCGTGGATGCAGGCGTCCAGCACGTCCACGACACCGTCGCCGTCCGTGTCGGTCTCGGAGAGCGACACATCCTTGGAGGGCTCGGGAGGTGGAGGTTCGGAAGGCGTGGGTTCAGGTTCAAGCTGCGGCTCGGCGGGAGCACGCGGCAGGCTCTGGACGAGCTCGTAGACGATGTCCTCCGGAGGCGGAGGTGGCGGCTTGTCGAAGAGAAGCGCGAAGCCCGCGAGCACCCGGTAACGGGGCGCGCCCGGCTCCGCGCCCAGGCCCGCCCCCCCCAGCGCGAAGAACTCCCAGGGCCGGGCCGGTGCGTAGCGCAGGCCGCCCAGCAGCTCGCCGCTGGTGCGCTGCTGCCGCCACGAGTACGCGCCGAGCGCCGACACCTCCGCGCGCAGGGCGTACCCCACCGTCAGCCCCACTCCGGCGCGCAGCTCATTGCCCACGCCGTTGAGGCTGTCCACTCCGGAGTCCGTCGAGACCGCGCGACGCAGGAGCACGCCCACTTCCAGCGCCGGAGCCACGGGCCCCCAGCGCTTGCCCATCATGATCCGTCCCTGACCACGGACCCCCTGATCACGAGCAAGCGCCCCCGAGCCACCCACGGGCAACCGCACGTCCAGGTCGAGCGCCAGGTGGAAGGCCTCGGGAGCGGAGGTCCCCAGCAATCCCAACCGGGCCGCGAGCCTCGGCGCCCCCAGCCCGCTGCGTGACGGCGGGGAAATGGACAGCACGGTGCTCACATCCGCACCGCTCTGGTGGATGACGCCAGGAAGCTGGGCCTGAAGCTCCAGCCAGGGCAGTACGCCCACAGCCAGCGACACCAGACCCGTGGTTCGGGACAGGACGAGCGGGTATTCGTCCGGCCCGTTCCGGACCGTCAGCGATCTCCGCTGGTAGTGCGCCATCAACGAGATGCGCAGCGCGCCGGGCGCCAGCAGCTCCCCGCTCCCCATTGTCAGGAGCCCCAGCCCCGGGTTCGGGTCCAGGCGCTCCAGGGAG
This DNA window, taken from Corallococcus coralloides DSM 2259, encodes the following:
- a CDS encoding OmpA family protein; amino-acid sequence: MLGLLLLAAPARAQDATPLPMFSLERLDPNPGLGLLTMGSGELLAPGALRISLMAHYQRRSLTVRNGPDEYPLVLSRTTGLVSLAVGVLPWLELQAQLPGVIHQSGADVSTVLSISPPSRSGLGAPRLAARLGLLGTSAPEAFHLALDLDVRLPVGGSGALARDQGVRGQGRIMMGKRWGPVAPALEVGVLLRRAVSTDSGVDSLNGVGNELRAGVGLTVGYALRAEVSALGAYSWRQQRTSGELLGGLRYAPARPWEFFALGGAGLGAEPGAPRYRVLAGFALLFDKPPPPPPEDIVYELVQSLPRAPAEPQLEPEPTPSEPPPPEPSKDVSLSETDTDGDGVVDVLDACIHEQGTREHGGCPETGDPLVTLTRERLVLHGQVFFEVGATTLPGRSRVLDQVARVLLEHPEVERVVIEGHTDAEGSSASNQRLSLARAEAVRDYLVRKGVPAHRLEARGLGARRPAGSNGTPAGRGENRRAELLLILGEPTSARTVPAPPPP